Proteins from a single region of Nocardiopsis dassonvillei subsp. dassonvillei DSM 43111:
- a CDS encoding ABC transporter ATP-binding protein has product MLTVRELTKRYGGRTAVDGLTFTVEPGRVTGFLGPNGAGKSTTMRMMLGLARPTSGEALVNGREYGRLDRPTRRVGALLSPDAAHPGRSARAHLTAKAAGGGIPRSRVDEVLEEVGLTGVARQRVHEYSLGMRQRLGVADALLGDPGVLLFDEPVNGLDLDGVRWMRDLTRRLADEGRTVFVSSHLMSEMEMVADHLVVVGRGRLIADAPISDVIAAWSRTHVLVRSPDAARLREGLERLGPSVRVEAMEDTWDDRGVRGVGEAGDARDGGDVRDSGDSGAERSARGAGGGRGRDGRQDRGDGRDRSSDRSTGLRVFGLGVTEVGDHAHAVGARIHGLRLEEASLEEAYLELTGDSVEYGARSGPAASGRDAAGNAASSGSTAGPAGPLRRVGRRGSR; this is encoded by the coding sequence GTGCTCACGGTGCGCGAACTGACCAAACGCTACGGGGGGAGGACGGCGGTGGACGGACTCACCTTCACCGTCGAACCCGGGCGGGTGACGGGCTTCCTGGGACCCAACGGCGCGGGGAAGTCCACGACCATGCGGATGATGCTGGGCCTGGCCCGGCCCACGTCGGGAGAGGCGCTGGTCAACGGCCGGGAGTACGGGCGGCTGGACCGGCCGACGCGGCGGGTCGGCGCCCTGCTGTCTCCGGACGCCGCCCACCCCGGGCGCAGCGCCCGCGCCCACCTGACCGCGAAGGCCGCGGGCGGCGGTATCCCGAGGAGCCGGGTGGACGAGGTGCTGGAGGAGGTCGGCCTGACCGGCGTCGCCCGCCAGCGGGTCCACGAGTACTCCCTGGGCATGCGCCAGCGGTTGGGCGTCGCGGACGCGCTGCTGGGGGATCCGGGGGTGCTCCTGTTCGACGAGCCGGTGAACGGGCTCGACCTGGACGGCGTGCGGTGGATGCGCGACCTGACGCGGCGGCTCGCCGACGAGGGGCGCACCGTGTTCGTCTCCAGCCACCTGATGAGCGAGATGGAGATGGTGGCCGACCACCTGGTCGTGGTGGGGCGGGGGCGGCTGATCGCGGACGCGCCGATCTCCGACGTGATCGCGGCCTGGTCGCGCACGCACGTGCTGGTGCGCAGCCCGGACGCCGCGAGGCTGCGGGAGGGGCTGGAGCGGCTGGGGCCGTCGGTGCGGGTCGAGGCGATGGAGGACACCTGGGACGACAGGGGTGTTCGGGGAGTCGGGGAGGCCGGTGACGCCCGTGATGGCGGTGATGTCCGGGACAGCGGTGACTCCGGTGCCGAGCGATCAGCACGGGGTGCCGGTGGCGGACGGGGCCGAGACGGTCGTCAGGACCGGGGTGACGGCCGGGACCGGAGCAGCGACCGGAGCACCGGCCTGAGGGTGTTCGGGCTCGGGGTGACGGAGGTCGGCGACCACGCGCACGCCGTGGGAGCGCGGATCCACGGGCTCCGGCTGGAGGAGGCCTCGCTGGAGGAGGCCTACCTGGAATTGACCGGGGACTCCGTCGAGTACGGCGCCCGCTCCGGGCCCGCTGCCTCCGGCCGGGACGCTGCGGGGAACGCGGCGTCTTCCGGGAGCACCGCGGGACCGGCCGGGCCACTGCGCCGCGTGGGACGCAGGGGGTCCCGGTGA
- a CDS encoding DUF1918 domain-containing protein, which produces MRASIGDYVRTHGVVSTEGQHVGEIVEVRGADDGPPYVVRFPDGEERLVYPGPETVVEPRHPVD; this is translated from the coding sequence ATGCGGGCGTCCATCGGCGACTACGTGCGTACGCACGGGGTCGTGAGCACCGAGGGTCAGCACGTCGGGGAGATCGTGGAGGTACGCGGCGCCGACGACGGGCCGCCGTACGTGGTGCGGTTCCCCGACGGGGAGGAACGGCTCGTCTACCCCGGGCCGGAGACGGTGGTGGAGCCCCGGCACCCGGTGGACTGA
- a CDS encoding FBP domain-containing protein yields MRALTERDIRTSFVNCSKGEAQRLSLPRDLDRRPWEDLDFLGWRDHTAHERAYLVTERGDRLVGVAFRLSNARVGLRRSVCSVCLTTHPGRGVALLAAPKARRAGQDGSTVGLYMCTDFACSLYIRGKKQPEPGGRFEESLTVDEQIARASTNLGGFLDRLSA; encoded by the coding sequence ATGAGAGCTTTGACTGAGCGGGACATCCGCACGTCGTTCGTGAACTGCTCGAAGGGGGAGGCACAGCGGCTCTCGCTGCCGCGCGACCTGGACCGGCGTCCGTGGGAGGACCTGGACTTCCTCGGCTGGCGCGACCACACCGCGCACGAACGCGCCTACCTGGTCACCGAGCGCGGCGACCGGCTCGTCGGCGTGGCCTTCCGGCTGTCGAACGCCCGCGTCGGGCTGCGCCGGAGCGTGTGCTCGGTGTGCCTGACCACCCACCCCGGGCGGGGCGTGGCCCTGCTGGCCGCGCCCAAGGCCAGGCGCGCCGGTCAGGACGGCAGCACGGTGGGGCTGTACATGTGCACCGACTTCGCCTGCTCGCTGTACATCCGCGGGAAGAAGCAGCCGGAGCCGGGCGGGCGGTTCGAGGAGTCCCTCACCGTGGACGAGCAGATCGCCCGCGCCTCGACCAACCTGGGCGGCTTCCTGGACCGGTTGTCGGCCTGA
- a CDS encoding GNAT family N-acetyltransferase has protein sequence MTGSGRGHRRGAAPGTPADQAGPRGPSGVRLTRRLRLDPIGPEHARELWRLHRDPGVARWYGGRWTRGEAWESALHMERAWETDGVHKWIAHDRWTGELVGRGGLSRAVVDSLWCLEVGWAVRECFWGLGYASEIGRAGLEFAFDHLGADEVVSFTEVHNLRSRAVMERLGFGYAREIRHGGEPFALYLIRRP, from the coding sequence GTGACCGGCTCCGGCCGCGGACACCGCCGCGGCGCCGCACCGGGAACCCCGGCCGACCAGGCCGGTCCTCGGGGGCCGTCCGGTGTCCGCCTCACGCGGAGGCTGCGCCTGGACCCCATCGGCCCCGAGCACGCCCGCGAGCTGTGGCGGCTGCACCGGGACCCCGGCGTCGCCCGCTGGTACGGCGGCAGGTGGACGCGTGGGGAGGCCTGGGAGAGCGCCCTGCACATGGAACGCGCCTGGGAGACCGACGGCGTCCACAAGTGGATCGCGCACGACCGGTGGACCGGCGAGCTGGTGGGGCGCGGCGGCCTGTCCCGCGCCGTGGTGGACTCCCTGTGGTGCCTGGAGGTCGGCTGGGCGGTCCGCGAGTGCTTCTGGGGGCTCGGCTACGCCAGCGAGATCGGCCGCGCGGGGCTGGAGTTCGCCTTCGACCACCTCGGCGCGGACGAGGTGGTCTCCTTCACCGAGGTGCACAACCTCCGTTCCCGCGCGGTCATGGAACGGCTCGGTTTCGGCTACGCGCGCGAGATCCGCCACGGGGGAGAGCCCTTCGCGCTCTACCTGATCAGGCGCCCCTGA
- a CDS encoding DMT family transporter, whose product MSRDAEGYAMAWFFLVATVVTEVLGAFATRASDGFTAPVPTVLAVVSVVAAYYLFSLALRHGMPVGVAYGLWTALGVAAVAALGVALLGEALTWPRVGGLLLVTVGTAFLQMGGREEGERAAAGPTPGPGE is encoded by the coding sequence GTGTCCCGTGATGCGGAGGGGTACGCCATGGCCTGGTTCTTCCTGGTCGCGACCGTCGTGACCGAGGTACTCGGGGCGTTCGCGACCCGTGCCTCGGACGGCTTCACCGCCCCGGTCCCCACGGTGCTGGCGGTCGTCAGCGTGGTGGCGGCCTACTACCTCTTCTCCCTCGCGCTGCGGCACGGGATGCCCGTCGGGGTGGCCTACGGCCTGTGGACGGCGCTGGGCGTGGCCGCCGTGGCGGCCCTGGGCGTCGCCCTGCTCGGGGAGGCGCTCACCTGGCCGCGGGTGGGCGGTCTGCTGCTGGTGACCGTCGGCACGGCGTTCCTCCAGATGGGCGGGCGGGAGGAGGGGGAGCGGGCCGCCGCGGGGCCGACCCCCGGGCCAGGGGAGTGA
- a CDS encoding DMT family transporter: MLLAYALLAGTVALEVVGALATRYSDGFTRLMPTALTVASVLGAYYLFSLALLEGLDLGFAYAVWAAAGVIAVTLAGSLLLGDRLTRAQSAGIGLATLGVVLLQLGAA, encoded by the coding sequence ATGCTGCTCGCCTACGCCCTCCTCGCCGGGACCGTGGCCCTGGAGGTGGTCGGAGCCCTCGCCACGCGCTACTCCGACGGGTTCACCCGGCTGATGCCGACGGCGCTGACGGTCGCCTCTGTCCTGGGCGCCTACTACCTGTTCTCACTGGCCCTCCTCGAAGGGCTCGACCTCGGGTTCGCCTACGCCGTCTGGGCCGCCGCGGGCGTCATCGCCGTCACGCTGGCCGGCTCCCTCCTCCTCGGCGACCGGCTGACGCGCGCCCAGTCCGCGGGCATCGGACTCGCGACCCTGGGGGTGGTGTTGTTGCAGCTCGGAGCGGCCTGA
- a CDS encoding TetR/AcrR family transcriptional regulator: protein MTRTTGARVDGRRARGERKREAIIAAALRVIERDGVSGATHRTVAGEAGVPASSVAYYFATLDDLLVAALTVASDSYIAQLRRVMDADGDDLATLAQLIAEAAGPDRRRALAERELTLLAARRPALRPMALRWRQTLTEIARRHTDDPVAVEAFPSVSDGLCARVLLGGDTPTVGEIEAVLRHTLGVRR, encoded by the coding sequence ATGACGCGAACGACCGGTGCGCGGGTCGACGGACGCCGCGCCCGGGGCGAACGCAAGCGGGAGGCGATCATCGCCGCGGCCCTGCGCGTCATCGAACGCGACGGGGTCTCCGGGGCCACCCACCGCACGGTCGCCGGGGAGGCCGGGGTGCCCGCGAGTTCGGTGGCCTACTACTTCGCCACCCTGGACGACCTGCTCGTGGCCGCCCTGACCGTGGCCTCGGACTCCTACATCGCCCAGCTGCGCCGGGTCATGGACGCCGACGGCGACGACCTCGCGACCCTGGCCCAGCTCATCGCCGAGGCCGCCGGGCCCGACCGCCGCCGCGCCCTGGCCGAGCGGGAGCTGACCCTGCTCGCCGCGCGCCGTCCCGCGCTGCGCCCCATGGCCCTGCGCTGGCGGCAGACCCTCACCGAGATCGCCCGGCGCCACACCGACGACCCGGTCGCGGTGGAGGCCTTCCCCTCGGTGTCGGACGGGTTGTGCGCGCGCGTGCTGCTGGGAGGGGACACCCCCACCGTGGGCGAGATCGAGGCCGTCCTGCGCCACACCCTGGGCGTCCGGCGCTGA
- a CDS encoding LLM class F420-dependent oxidoreductase, with the protein MELGMHVADFTWDGGTPAIGPALADTARAAEAAGVSRLTVMDHFWQMGGDIGPQENAMLEAYTTLGFLAAHTDRVLLHTLVTGTVYREPGVLAKQISTLDTLSGGRAGLGIGAAWYADEAHGLGIPFPSTAERFERLEETVQICLQMWGGDEGPYRGRHHTLERTLNSPQNISTPHPYLMIGGGGERKTLRMVAQYADACNIFGGPDAAHKLDVLRRHCEDLGRDYDRIERTTTFSVTPDTTRDALVRRLLELAATGFSVAYVYGQGFSDPRRAVELLGSVLPEVAEA; encoded by the coding sequence ATGGAACTCGGTATGCACGTCGCCGACTTCACCTGGGACGGCGGAACGCCCGCCATCGGCCCCGCGCTCGCCGACACCGCCCGCGCCGCCGAGGCCGCGGGCGTCTCGCGGCTCACGGTGATGGACCACTTCTGGCAGATGGGCGGGGACATCGGCCCGCAGGAGAACGCCATGCTGGAGGCGTACACCACCCTGGGCTTCCTGGCCGCGCACACCGACCGGGTCCTCCTGCACACCCTGGTCACGGGGACCGTGTACCGCGAACCGGGTGTGCTGGCCAAGCAGATCAGCACCCTGGACACGCTGTCCGGCGGACGCGCCGGGCTGGGCATCGGGGCCGCCTGGTACGCCGACGAGGCGCACGGCCTGGGTATCCCGTTCCCGTCCACGGCGGAGCGGTTCGAGCGCCTGGAGGAGACGGTCCAGATCTGCCTCCAGATGTGGGGCGGGGATGAGGGCCCCTACCGGGGCAGGCACCACACGCTGGAGCGCACCCTCAACTCGCCGCAGAACATCTCCACACCGCACCCGTACCTGATGATCGGCGGCGGCGGGGAGCGCAAGACGCTGCGCATGGTCGCCCAGTACGCGGACGCGTGCAACATCTTCGGCGGCCCGGACGCGGCGCACAAGCTCGACGTGCTCCGGCGGCACTGCGAGGACCTGGGGCGCGACTACGACCGGATCGAGAGGACCACGACCTTCTCCGTCACCCCCGACACCACGCGGGACGCGCTGGTCCGTCGGTTGCTGGAGCTGGCCGCGACCGGGTTCTCGGTCGCCTACGTGTACGGCCAGGGGTTCTCCGACCCCCGCCGCGCGGTCGAGCTGCTCGGCTCCGTCCTGCCGGAGGTCGCGGAGGCCTGA
- a CDS encoding four-helix bundle copper-binding protein, producing MSVASRMLETYPKDLGGVDRERLRACIEACFECAQACTACADACLSEDGVADLVKCVRTDLDCADQCETTGRVLSRHTGYDANLTRAVLEACAQACKTCADECEQHASMHDHCRVCAEACRRCERACRELIDTL from the coding sequence ATGAGCGTGGCGAGCCGGATGCTGGAGACCTATCCCAAGGACCTGGGCGGGGTGGACCGCGAGAGGCTGCGGGCCTGCATCGAGGCGTGCTTCGAGTGCGCCCAGGCCTGTACCGCCTGCGCGGACGCCTGTCTGAGCGAGGACGGGGTCGCCGACCTCGTCAAGTGCGTCCGCACCGACCTCGACTGCGCCGACCAGTGCGAGACCACCGGCCGGGTGCTCTCGCGTCACACCGGTTACGACGCCAATCTGACCCGCGCGGTCCTGGAGGCCTGCGCGCAGGCCTGCAAGACCTGCGCCGACGAGTGCGAACAGCACGCCTCGATGCACGACCACTGCCGGGTGTGCGCGGAGGCGTGCCGACGCTGCGAGCGGGCGTGCCGTGAGCTGATCGACACGCTCTGA
- a CDS encoding DUF305 domain-containing protein — protein sequence MTTQFRTRAFPAAPAALAAALFLASCGGGEAPDPAPGSAEQSTAEQSTAEQPTAEFNDADVVFARMMIPHHEQAVEMSRLAEDRAGEEVAALAAEIEAAQGPEIEQLRGMLDAWGVEPEGDGEHHGMSGMMTEEQMAELERAEGEAFDTLFLELMIAHHRGAVRMAEDQLENGVDPEAGELAREVVDTQEAEIEEMEAMLGRGGGSGEDGTGQGGSGQDAEGDHGGH from the coding sequence ATGACCACGCAGTTCCGTACCCGCGCGTTCCCGGCGGCTCCGGCGGCACTGGCCGCCGCCCTGTTCCTCGCCTCCTGCGGCGGCGGGGAGGCCCCCGACCCCGCGCCCGGGTCCGCCGAGCAGTCGACGGCCGAGCAGTCGACGGCCGAGCAGCCGACGGCCGAGTTCAACGACGCCGACGTCGTGTTCGCCCGGATGATGATCCCCCACCACGAGCAGGCCGTGGAGATGTCCCGGCTCGCCGAGGACCGGGCGGGGGAGGAGGTCGCGGCCCTCGCGGCCGAGATCGAGGCCGCCCAGGGGCCCGAGATCGAACAGCTCCGGGGGATGCTGGACGCCTGGGGGGTCGAGCCCGAGGGCGACGGGGAGCACCACGGCATGTCCGGGATGATGACCGAGGAGCAGATGGCGGAGCTGGAGCGGGCCGAGGGGGAGGCCTTCGACACGCTGTTCCTGGAGTTGATGATCGCCCACCACCGGGGCGCGGTCCGGATGGCCGAGGACCAGCTGGAGAACGGCGTTGACCCCGAGGCCGGTGAGCTGGCCCGGGAGGTCGTCGACACCCAGGAGGCCGAGATCGAGGAGATGGAGGCGATGCTCGGCCGAGGTGGCGGCTCCGGGGAGGACGGCACCGGACAGGGCGGTTCCGGACAGGACGCCGAGGGGGACCACGGCGGTCACTGA
- a CDS encoding DUF6153 family protein — protein MASTYALVPPLLPRGAAPTVGAVGRAARGRSAHPGLAWVRMLLLVSVLLGVAGMHTLGHASTDTEHASPVSTASVVAHADPVPEERAAPAAHAASEAGAHAAPVPEAHAAAGGYSDPDAHAASPVTDPTTMCLAVAALVAALVGLAAVVFLPWPGALPRPPSPTLRRAVRVAPPEPPCLAKLQVLRV, from the coding sequence GTGGCGAGCACGTACGCCCTTGTCCCACCGCTCCTTCCGCGTGGCGCGGCGCCCACGGTGGGAGCCGTGGGCAGGGCCGCGCGCGGGCGCTCCGCGCACCCCGGCCTGGCCTGGGTGCGGATGCTGCTCCTGGTGTCCGTGCTGCTCGGTGTGGCGGGAATGCACACCCTGGGGCACGCGTCCACGGACACGGAGCACGCCTCTCCCGTCTCCACCGCCTCGGTCGTGGCGCACGCCGATCCCGTTCCGGAGGAGCGGGCCGCTCCTGCGGCCCACGCCGCGTCCGAGGCCGGTGCGCACGCCGCCCCCGTTCCGGAGGCGCACGCCGCCGCGGGCGGGTACTCCGACCCGGACGCGCACGCCGCCTCCCCCGTCACCGACCCGACGACGATGTGCCTGGCGGTGGCCGCCCTGGTGGCCGCCCTCGTCGGGCTGGCCGCCGTGGTCTTCCTCCCCTGGCCGGGAGCGCTGCCGAGGCCGCCGTCCCCGACGCTCCGGCGGGCGGTGCGCGTCGCGCCGCCCGAACCCCCGTGTCTGGCGAAGTTACAGGTGCTGAGGGTGTAG
- a CDS encoding SRPBCC family protein, which yields MPGSIEHSVVIDAPYDFVWELTNDVASWPQIFTWHSSVEILEQDGDTTRFRVTKQPDKQGRVWSWVSERTVDREAGEAWSHRVQTEGFEYVRIHWNYEQVPEGVRLTWSYQFAMRPDAPFDDEQMTVKYNQNVPTEMEHIKRNVEAAARARMEEVTT from the coding sequence GTGCCCGGAAGCATCGAGCACAGCGTCGTCATCGACGCGCCCTACGACTTCGTCTGGGAGCTGACCAACGACGTCGCCTCCTGGCCCCAGATCTTCACCTGGCACTCCTCGGTGGAGATCCTGGAGCAGGACGGCGACACCACGCGCTTCCGCGTCACCAAGCAACCCGACAAGCAGGGGCGCGTGTGGAGCTGGGTGTCCGAGCGCACCGTGGACCGCGAGGCGGGGGAGGCGTGGTCCCACCGCGTCCAGACCGAGGGCTTCGAGTACGTGCGGATCCACTGGAACTACGAGCAGGTTCCGGAGGGCGTGCGGCTGACCTGGAGCTACCAGTTCGCCATGAGGCCCGACGCGCCCTTCGACGACGAGCAGATGACCGTCAAGTACAACCAGAACGTTCCGACCGAGATGGAGCACATCAAGAGGAACGTCGAGGCGGCGGCGCGGGCCCGGATGGAGGAGGTCACCACCTGA
- a CDS encoding acyl carrier protein translates to MPDRHIEMEELVELMSACAGVRTDAATASASTFDELGIDSLGVMGIVAEIERRVGRKLGADAEASPSPAVLSTLVNGGVAAPAKGM, encoded by the coding sequence ATGCCCGACAGACACATCGAGATGGAGGAGCTGGTGGAACTCATGTCCGCCTGCGCCGGTGTCCGGACCGACGCCGCCACCGCCTCCGCGAGCACCTTCGACGAACTGGGGATCGACTCCCTGGGCGTCATGGGCATCGTCGCCGAGATCGAGCGCCGTGTCGGCCGCAAGCTCGGGGCGGACGCCGAGGCGTCACCCTCCCCTGCAGTGCTGTCCACCCTCGTCAACGGGGGCGTCGCGGCCCCCGCGAAAGGAATGTGA
- a CDS encoding beta-ketoacyl synthase N-terminal-like domain-containing protein: protein MSTVITGLGTVSPAGVGVPEYWEAVREGRSLLAPIPDFDTDGFHVRVGGKIPGFDPHDHLDGRYVVQTDAFSWFAMVAAGEALRDSGLDPAADPYAVGVLICSCTGGVEFGQREIEALWSRGPDHVGPYQSIAWFYAASTGQISISNGLKGMCGVLVTDEPGMLDALGQSERALRRGTSAMLVGGSEAPIGSPFALACHAGAEVLSRGEDPRTAYLPFTEGAAGHVPAEGAAVAVVEDEAAARARGARIRARVAGHASTFGGVGSFDPGGAGLLHAAREAMRRAAVAPEDVDVVFADAVGTPKADADEAAVLRELFPGGVAVTAPKTGFGRAYAGSGALDVAAAVLSLEHQVVPPTPNVPDAPSGLDLVVRVPRAARLRTALVLSRGLGGGNSAVVLTRPDPV from the coding sequence ATGAGCACGGTCATCACCGGACTCGGCACGGTCTCACCCGCCGGGGTGGGCGTCCCGGAGTACTGGGAGGCGGTCCGGGAGGGGCGATCGCTCCTCGCGCCGATCCCCGACTTCGACACCGACGGCTTCCACGTGCGCGTGGGCGGGAAGATCCCCGGCTTCGACCCGCACGACCACCTCGACGGCCGCTACGTCGTCCAGACCGACGCCTTCAGCTGGTTCGCGATGGTCGCGGCCGGCGAGGCCCTGCGCGACTCGGGGCTGGACCCCGCCGCCGACCCCTACGCGGTCGGCGTGCTGATCTGCAGCTGCACGGGCGGCGTGGAGTTCGGCCAGCGCGAGATCGAGGCCCTGTGGAGCAGGGGCCCCGACCACGTCGGCCCCTACCAGTCCATCGCCTGGTTCTACGCGGCGAGCACCGGACAGATCTCCATCAGCAACGGCCTCAAGGGCATGTGCGGGGTGCTGGTCACCGACGAGCCGGGCATGCTCGACGCCCTGGGCCAGAGCGAACGGGCCCTGCGGCGCGGGACCTCCGCGATGCTGGTCGGCGGAAGCGAGGCCCCGATCGGCTCCCCGTTCGCACTGGCCTGCCACGCGGGCGCCGAGGTCCTCAGCCGCGGCGAGGACCCCCGCACGGCCTACCTCCCCTTCACCGAGGGGGCGGCCGGCCACGTCCCGGCCGAGGGCGCGGCCGTCGCCGTGGTGGAGGACGAGGCCGCCGCGCGGGCGCGCGGCGCCAGGATCCGGGCCCGGGTCGCGGGGCACGCGAGCACCTTCGGCGGGGTCGGATCGTTCGACCCGGGCGGTGCCGGACTCCTGCACGCGGCCCGGGAGGCGATGCGCCGGGCCGCCGTCGCCCCCGAGGACGTGGACGTGGTCTTCGCCGACGCGGTGGGCACGCCCAAGGCCGACGCCGACGAGGCCGCCGTGCTGCGCGAGCTGTTCCCCGGCGGGGTGGCCGTCACCGCGCCCAAGACCGGCTTCGGACGCGCCTACGCCGGGTCGGGCGCGCTGGACGTGGCCGCCGCCGTCCTGAGCCTGGAACACCAGGTCGTACCGCCCACACCCAACGTCCCCGACGCGCCCAGCGGACTGGACCTGGTCGTGCGGGTGCCGCGCGCCGCGCGCCTGCGCACCGCGCTGGTCCTGTCGCGCGGCCTGGGCGGCGGCAACTCCGCCGTCGTCCTGACCCGCCCCGACCCGGTCTGA
- a CDS encoding beta-ketoacyl-[acyl-carrier-protein] synthase family protein, with the protein MRREAVVTGIGVVAPGAIGASAFWEMLTAGRTATRHVTLFDASDFRSRIAAEVDFDPAAHGLDEHQAERMDRYVQFAAVATAEALADSAPPLSEVSPWRVGVSMGTAVGGTTRLERDYVQMSRGGADWVVDPEAASPHLYRAVTPSALSGEIAELVGARGPVRTVSTGCTSGLDAVGYAAQAIEDDLADVVVAGAAESPISPIAMACFDAIRATSDSNDDPARASRPFDRERNGFVMGEGAAVLILEEASIARRRGARIRCRVAGFANHGNAFHMTGLRREGQEMARAITTALDQARRPATDVDYVNAHGSGTVQNDRHETDAVKRSLGEHARRVTMSSIKSMVGHSLGAIGSIELAACVLAMDTGVVPPTANLSTPDPECDLDYVPVTARERRTDVVLSVGSGFGGFQSAVVLDRGSEVRV; encoded by the coding sequence GTGAGACGCGAGGCCGTCGTCACCGGCATCGGCGTGGTGGCGCCCGGAGCGATCGGCGCGTCCGCGTTCTGGGAGATGCTCACCGCGGGACGCACAGCCACCCGCCACGTCACCCTGTTCGACGCGTCCGACTTCCGCTCCCGGATCGCCGCCGAGGTCGACTTCGACCCCGCCGCGCACGGACTGGACGAGCACCAGGCCGAACGCATGGACAGGTACGTGCAGTTCGCCGCCGTCGCCACCGCCGAGGCGCTGGCCGACAGCGCCCCGCCCCTGTCCGAGGTCTCGCCCTGGCGCGTGGGCGTGAGCATGGGGACGGCGGTCGGCGGCACCACCCGCCTGGAGAGGGACTACGTCCAGATGAGCCGGGGCGGCGCCGACTGGGTCGTCGACCCCGAGGCCGCCTCGCCCCACCTGTACCGGGCGGTGACGCCCAGCGCCCTGTCCGGGGAGATCGCCGAACTGGTCGGCGCGCGCGGACCGGTGCGCACGGTCTCCACCGGCTGCACGTCCGGCCTGGACGCCGTCGGCTACGCCGCCCAGGCCATCGAGGACGACCTCGCCGACGTGGTCGTCGCGGGAGCGGCCGAGTCGCCGATCTCGCCCATCGCCATGGCCTGCTTCGACGCCATCAGGGCGACCTCGGACAGCAACGACGACCCCGCGCGGGCCTCCCGGCCCTTCGACCGCGAGCGCAACGGCTTCGTCATGGGCGAGGGCGCGGCCGTCCTCATCCTGGAGGAGGCCTCGATCGCCCGCCGCCGGGGCGCGCGGATCCGCTGCCGGGTGGCGGGCTTCGCCAACCACGGCAACGCCTTCCACATGACCGGCCTGCGCCGCGAGGGGCAGGAGATGGCGCGGGCCATCACCACCGCCCTGGACCAGGCGCGGCGCCCGGCCACCGACGTGGACTACGTCAACGCCCACGGATCGGGCACCGTGCAGAACGACCGCCACGAGACCGACGCCGTCAAGCGCTCCCTGGGCGAGCACGCGCGGCGGGTGACCATGTCCTCCATCAAGTCGATGGTGGGGCACTCGCTGGGCGCGATCGGCTCCATCGAACTGGCCGCCTGCGTGCTGGCCATGGACACCGGCGTCGTGCCGCCGACCGCCAACCTGAGCACGCCCGACCCCGAGTGCGACCTGGACTACGTGCCGGTGACCGCGCGCGAGCGGCGCACCGACGTGGTGCTCTCCGTGGGCAGCGGCTTCGGCGGCTTCCAGTCCGCCGTCGTCCTCGACCGGGGCAGCGAGGTGCGCGTATGA
- a CDS encoding HNH endonuclease family protein, with product MRATVGTAAAVLSAAVLAPVTAPAPAAAHAAEAVPLAVAVAGLPVTDENRQGYDRSLFPHWADTDRDGCNTRAEVLIEEAVVMPEVDERCRLSGGQWESYYDGRAHTEARALDIDHMVPLAEAWDSGASEWTTDRRRDYANDMGEPVALVAVTAAQNRSKADKDPAQWLPASAEAHCRYVTEWTTVKVRWALTVDPAEHEALVALAAECPDAVVEAEAA from the coding sequence GTGCGCGCCACCGTGGGCACCGCCGCCGCCGTCCTGTCCGCCGCCGTGCTGGCGCCCGTCACCGCACCGGCGCCCGCCGCCGCGCACGCCGCCGAGGCGGTCCCGCTCGCCGTCGCCGTCGCCGGCCTGCCCGTCACCGACGAGAACCGGCAGGGATACGACCGCTCCCTGTTCCCGCACTGGGCCGACACCGACCGCGACGGCTGCAACACCCGCGCCGAGGTCCTGATCGAGGAGGCCGTCGTCATGCCCGAGGTCGATGAGCGGTGCCGCCTGAGCGGCGGACAGTGGGAGTCCTACTACGACGGGCGCGCGCACACCGAGGCCCGCGCCCTGGACATCGACCACATGGTGCCCCTGGCCGAGGCCTGGGACTCGGGCGCCTCGGAGTGGACCACCGACCGCCGCCGCGACTACGCCAACGACATGGGCGAACCGGTCGCCCTGGTGGCGGTCACCGCGGCGCAGAACCGCTCCAAGGCCGACAAGGACCCCGCGCAGTGGCTGCCCGCCTCGGCGGAGGCGCACTGCCGGTACGTCACCGAGTGGACCACGGTCAAGGTCCGCTGGGCCCTGACGGTGGACCCGGCCGAGCACGAGGCGCTCGTCGCCCTCGCCGCGGAGTGCCCCGACGCCGTGGTCGAGGCGGAGGCGGCCTGA